The genome window ATGCTAGTGCTCTAAAACCAACTAAATGTTGGCGTTTGCTCACCACTAATGGTCTATTTGGAATccatttattttgctaaaattaaaaattttttgctaaaagtactgtaaataaaggtaaatatttgttgaaatagtacaatgggacccatgaatagtaccaaaaaagtgcagtagggccatgaatagtagcaaaaataagctgaatagtaaaataaattggcaaaaataatttttgctaaACACATACTAGTGTGTGcgtttggtactattcatgagtttcactgtactatttcaacttgCTTTTacttatctatagtacttttaacaataatttttcaattttagcaaaataagcggtattcaaacacatcctaaatgcgtgtttggcaaaaattatttttgcgaacttattttactattcaacttatttttgctattatttataggtcccactatactttttggtactatttatgagtttcactgtactatttcagttaacttttatctttatctatagtactttcgttgaaaagtttttagtttcaacaaaataagcggatcccaaacagaccaTAAATAAGTCATATTTGTTACTGAATAaattgtgcttttttttttttttttttggctaaataaaaAGGGGGGTTTCCGTAGACACGTGACGGTAATGAGTAATACCACATGTACTACACGGGCCTTACTGGGGCTGTCACTTAAATCGCTCCTCTTTGAATACAGAACAAAAACTCCTACCATTAAGCCAAACGTCGTCTGGTCTGAATAAATTGTGCTTGCGATTGAATAGTTCCTTGTCAGAAATATCATTCTCGCTTCCTTTACCGCTCAAATATTGTCCGAGCCTACAATTAATTATGAACCTGCTTTTTTAAGTTGAATTAGGTCCAGGAGGCCCCAGCATTTCATCTATGTGATGTATTCcttgtcaaaaatataattCTCGCTTCCTTTACCGCTCAAATATTGTCCGAGCCCACAATTAATTGTGAACCTACTTTTTTCGTATAATTAGGTCCAGGAGGCCCCAGCATTTCATCTATGTGAAGTATTCCTTGTTAGAAATATCATTCTCGCTTCCTTTACAGCTTAAATAGGGGTGTGTAGAAAACCCGACAACCCACCAAACCCAactcgacccaacccaacccgtcgggttgggttggtttttaaggcttggtgggttgggttggattacaaattttttttttttaatagcgagtcgggttgggttttggtcataaaattacaaatccGTCAAACCCGActcgacccacccatattttaatatatgtttaaaatatattatatatttaataaaataaaaaaaaaaaaaaaaaaaaaaccagctgtAGAGCACTTCCTCGGTTCCtactataatatataatataaaatcctattagttcttttaatatatatttaaatatattatataattcataaaaaaaattaaaaattttagatatattttatttataactaaGTTAGGaactcatgtatattttgtttataagtgAATTAAGATATTTATCAACTCAGTTGGAtacttaaacatattttgtttacaacTAAGTTGGAATATTAGTTTATAGATTAATGTATATTTGATTTATCAACTCAGATGATAagtgtgatatattttttttcttaatttaataataatagtaattaaaaaaaattgtttaatctATAGGTTCAATCCGATCCAATTCAActcatgtgggttgggttgagttggattagacttatgtgatgggttgagttaaattgaatttttttttttacccaccatAATGgattgggtcaaaaaattccCCCAATCTAATCCAGCTTGAGCCATACACATCCCTACGCTAGCTCAAATATTGTCCGTGCTCACAATTAATTGTAAACCTACTTTTTCCGTAGTATTAGGTCCAGGAGGCCCCAGCATTCCATCTATGTGAAGTATTCCTTGTCAGAATTAATTGTGAACCTATTTTTTTCCCTAGAATTAGGTCGAGAGGCCCCAGCATTAATTCATCTTTGTGAAGTAATATGACAGGACCCTCTAGTCTGTTTCAAATACTAATTGAATGAAAAGTTGAAGGGCAAGGACAGATTGCTCTACCCCAAGGTCTAATCACGCAATGCAATATGCATGAACGCGTGGTCCACAACAGACAATAAATATGCTTTTCAAGTCCGGTACCAATGAATGTGATTATCTGGTGAAGGGAGATCACTGATCGCTCACTTTTGTGGTCTTATCCTGCTATTCCTTTCTTTCTGTTACACTCACCTTTTTATTAACTATAAATGTAATCACTCAAGGTCAGGGAGGACAGTGTATACGGAGGGAGATCACTTGCGAGAGTTGAAGGAAAACACAAATGAAAAATGGAAGCTTATAATATTAAGGGAGGGATTATTATATATTATCCTCTGGCATTGTTTGCGATACTGATTCTGAACGCATATTGTTGTTGTGGTTCTCCTGTCATTGTTGAGAGCAACACCACTAATTTCCTGGGCAATGACGTCCTTGGTGAATTCCTGACTGACGACGACTCGGAGTTCCCGGTGCATTCCTACATAAGTCGGATGCTTGCTGGCTCTCCCAATGCTCCACTGAATCCCAGAAAACCAGCACCTCCTTGTGGGCAATATAACGACGGTCGTTATTGCGTCGATTCTTCCCGTAAAATACCGAGAAGTGTGTACGATCGCTCAAAGGGTCGTTGAAACTTGGCAATGTGTTTACTTTCAGCTGTGCACTTGTTCTTCTCTTTATAACccattcttcttggtttttattactatttatatatatatatatatatatatactgtatTTTAGATCCAATAAGGATGGTGAATCCGTGTATATGCGCGTTAGTGAATGTATCGTTTGTCGGAAACAATTCCTGACTAGCATAATGATGATTAAGGTAGATTGAAGTAATAGTAGTTTAATGAAAAAATGGTTGCGGAGGAGCTCggttgattctttttttttttttttccttcaattaacAGCATGTTTGCTGCTCAACCAAGAGTAcattaagaataataatatttaGGTCGAATGATAAACTATACTCTTAAAGGTTAGGagtcttttaaattttactctTTGAAACTTCAGAATTATTAGGATATGTTGCTTAGATCATTACCCGTCCAttcatttttttgctaatgTGCCCGTTAAATGCCATGCCAAGTTGTCATGTGTGTTTCGTTGATCCAATTAAATTGTGACATATGGATTTTAGAATTAAatgtaattaaataaatcttaaaaatacttaaagtaaattttctaaaatgaaaaattaaataaattagaaacccagcatttttttttttttcattttccttgattttcttagcaaccaaacaaaaacacaagcaTCAAAAGCATAATTTACAGGCattcaacacatttttttttcttttcattttccttatttctttaagcaacaaatacataaaaagatcCAAACTTTATGAGTTTATCAACAGccaagcaaaacaaaaaactcgGATAGAAATAagcaaaaggaagaaagaaaacctCTAGAACCCATCCACAGTCGAGAAGGTGTAGATGGATCTTgccttattaatttatttatttttaagttaaaatacaCTCACTTACCACGTGGTTTGGAACAATGCCAAGCAAATCTAAAACTTCTTTAAAATAACCAATTTGGTCCTTGAAGACAAGTCATTTGTGCACGGGGAGAAAATGCACGAATAGCCTTACACGCCGTTAATGTTTAAAGGACCAAATCAGAcatcttaaataaattttggatatttttggCATTATCTCAATTCTCAGGTAGGTTATTGTATtttaccatttatttatttattattatttttgtgattggtcaCCGTGTGGGAGAGAGGCAAATGGCAAATACTCTATATAAATAGAAGACATTTTTGCTAACCGTGGATATTGAGAAAATGGATTCAAAATCGAGCATTCGTTgtatattttgtgaaattgtaATCACTGAGTTTCAATTGTGTTTTTTCACAAATAgcaaataataaattcattgtatttgAGATATTTTTGAACTCTCTACAAGTACCAATAAGTTGTCCCAAACCTAATTTCCAAGTTAACTGTTCAAATGGTAGGTCCAAATACCAAATTGATgttaacatcaaaattaaaaggtaaaatttgtaaaagtCCTCACTTTGTTTTCACGTTCTAAAATATCCCAGTTTCGCAGAAACATATATAACTTTCTGATTAGGACAACAAGAAAACCTCCAAATGTTTGACCGAGTCCAAAAGGCAAGGACTGGAAGGAAGCacaactatttatttttagttttttaaattctgTATCACACAAGGCACAAACAACTTCGCAGTCCTCACTCTTCACCCCACCCTTTATTTTTCCGGCATATACCAGTCTCTACAAACCTAGCTACAAAATATTGGG of Quercus lobata isolate SW786 chromosome 8, ValleyOak3.0 Primary Assembly, whole genome shotgun sequence contains these proteins:
- the LOC115957920 gene encoding uncharacterized protein LOC115957920; translation: MEAYNIKGGIIIYYPLALFAILILNAYCCCGSPVIVESNTTNFLGNDVLGEFLTDDDSEFPVHSYISRMLAGSPNAPLNPRKPAPPCGQYNDGRYCVDSSRKIPRSVYDRSKGR